One Streptomyces sp. NBC_00554 DNA segment encodes these proteins:
- a CDS encoding VOC family protein has product MSFQPITHLRHVDLAVPDFATQRAFYGTTWGLTEVANDSGIAFFAAEGSPEQYIVRIREDERKRMDLVAFGAVSPAAVDELHVRLGRAGIQLIGEPEVLDTPGGGYGFRFFDPDGRVVEVSADVETRTHRRIEEREAIPVRLSHCVVNSQDPEGLRDFYVQHLGFRLTDTLYSTHMGDLMYFLRCSPLHHSFAIARGPHVSLHHASFEMRGVEEYMRGTGRALRAGTRLTWGPGRHLAGDNTFAYFHDPHGNTVEYTTELAVLEEDLWHPGRHDVDDPVTQDQWGTADPMSESVAKEQFNDPDVLFVAPPV; this is encoded by the coding sequence TTCGCCACGCAGCGCGCCTTCTACGGCACCACCTGGGGCCTGACCGAGGTCGCGAACGACAGCGGTATCGCGTTCTTCGCCGCCGAGGGCAGCCCCGAGCAGTACATCGTCCGGATCCGCGAGGACGAGCGGAAGCGGATGGACCTGGTCGCGTTCGGCGCGGTCTCGCCGGCCGCCGTGGACGAGCTGCATGTACGGCTCGGCCGGGCAGGGATCCAACTCATCGGCGAACCAGAGGTGTTGGACACCCCGGGCGGCGGATACGGCTTCCGTTTCTTCGACCCGGACGGGCGTGTCGTCGAGGTGTCCGCGGACGTCGAGACCCGTACCCATCGCAGGATCGAGGAGCGCGAGGCGATCCCCGTCCGGCTGTCGCACTGCGTGGTCAACTCCCAGGACCCGGAAGGGCTGCGGGACTTCTACGTCCAGCACCTCGGGTTCCGGCTCACCGACACCCTGTACTCGACGCACATGGGCGACCTCATGTACTTCCTGCGGTGCAGCCCCCTGCACCACTCCTTCGCCATCGCGCGCGGCCCCCATGTCTCCCTGCACCACGCCTCGTTCGAGATGCGCGGGGTCGAGGAGTACATGCGCGGCACCGGGCGCGCGCTGCGCGCCGGGACCCGCCTCACCTGGGGGCCCGGCCGGCATCTCGCGGGCGACAACACCTTCGCGTACTTCCACGACCCGCACGGCAACACCGTCGAGTACACGACCGAACTCGCCGTACTCGAAGAGGACTTGTGGCACCCCGGCCGCCATGACGTCGACGATCCGGTCACCCAGGACCAGTGGGGCACCGCCGACCCGATGAGCGAGTCGGTCGCCAAGGAGCAGTTCAACGACCCGGACGTGCTGTTCGTCGCTCCGCCGGTCTGA
- the hisD gene encoding histidinol dehydrogenase has product MATIMKQAVPKAEVTASLDQVRETVTGVIADVRERGDAAVRAYSEKFDKWSPDSFRLSAEEIEKIVASVPQQVIDDIRFVQDQVRSFARHQLDSMGEFEVETLPGVRLGQKHIPVRAAGAYIPGGRYPLTASAHMTIVTAKVAGVPRVVACTPPIHGEIPAATVAAAHLAGADEIWLLGGVQAVAAMAVGTDTMRPVNLIAGPGNAYVAEAKRQLFGEIGIDLFAGPTEILVLADQAADPFVCAVDLLSQAEHGPDSPAVLITTSREVAEKTIAEVERLLPGMPTRDFAGPAWRDHGQVHVVDTVDEMYALADEFAFEHVEVLTAEPRLALTRMSQYGALFLGEGTCVSFGDKVIGTNHVLPTRGAARYTGGLWVGKYLKTVTYQEVTDTGSQELLGRLCGRASRVELFEGHARSGDVRAAKAAGDELPWNGA; this is encoded by the coding sequence GTGGCAACGATAATGAAGCAGGCCGTCCCGAAGGCCGAGGTCACCGCCTCGCTCGACCAGGTGCGCGAGACCGTGACGGGCGTCATCGCGGACGTCCGCGAGCGCGGTGACGCCGCCGTGCGCGCGTACTCCGAGAAGTTCGACAAGTGGAGCCCCGACTCCTTCCGGCTCTCCGCCGAGGAGATCGAGAAGATCGTCGCCTCGGTCCCGCAGCAGGTGATCGACGACATCCGGTTCGTGCAGGACCAGGTGCGCTCCTTCGCCCGCCACCAACTCGACTCCATGGGCGAGTTCGAGGTGGAGACACTGCCGGGCGTGCGGCTCGGGCAGAAGCACATCCCGGTGCGGGCGGCGGGCGCGTACATACCCGGTGGCCGCTACCCGCTGACCGCGTCCGCGCACATGACCATCGTGACGGCGAAGGTCGCCGGCGTCCCGCGCGTCGTCGCCTGTACGCCGCCGATCCACGGCGAGATCCCGGCGGCCACCGTCGCCGCCGCGCACCTCGCGGGCGCGGACGAGATCTGGCTGCTCGGCGGGGTGCAGGCCGTCGCCGCGATGGCCGTCGGCACCGACACCATGCGGCCGGTCAACCTGATCGCCGGGCCCGGCAACGCGTACGTCGCCGAGGCGAAGCGGCAGCTCTTCGGCGAGATCGGGATCGACCTGTTCGCGGGCCCGACCGAGATCCTGGTCCTCGCCGACCAGGCCGCCGACCCCTTCGTCTGCGCCGTCGACCTGCTCTCCCAGGCCGAGCACGGTCCTGACTCCCCGGCCGTCCTCATCACCACCTCCCGGGAGGTGGCCGAGAAGACCATCGCCGAAGTGGAGCGCCTCCTGCCCGGCATGCCCACGCGTGACTTCGCCGGGCCCGCCTGGCGCGACCACGGGCAGGTGCACGTCGTGGACACCGTCGACGAGATGTACGCGCTCGCCGACGAGTTCGCTTTCGAGCACGTGGAGGTCCTGACGGCCGAGCCGCGGCTGGCCCTGACACGCATGTCCCAGTACGGCGCTCTCTTCCTCGGCGAGGGCACCTGTGTGTCGTTCGGCGACAAGGTCATCGGGACGAACCATGTGCTCCCCACACGTGGTGCCGCCCGCTACACCGGCGGTCTGTGGGTGGGGAAATACCTCAAGACGGTGACGTACCAGGAGGTCACCGACACCGGGTCGCAGGAACTGCTCGGCCGGCTGTGCGGGCGCGCCTCGCGTGTCGAGCTGTTCGAGGGACACGCCCGCTCCGGTGACGTACGGGCCGCGAAGGCCGCGGGCGACGAGTTGCCCTGGAACGGCGCATGA
- a CDS encoding SDR family NAD(P)-dependent oxidoreductase, with translation MTLRGRTALITGGGGPLGRAFALALAGSGAKVILVGRSEQALADAATRVVKEGGRARTAVCDVSDPESVSALATELIDEDVSLLVNNAGVAGPVKPLTDIDPDEWDDVFAANVRGVYLQCRAFLPPMIEAGHGDIVNIASVSGKRPLLNRTPYTASKMALLGLTRTLAGEVGPYGVSVNSLSPGPVRGPRMDRNFRLTAELTGTTVEAAERDFASRAALNRLVEEDEVARALVAMLAMPGLCGADIDLSAGMIAPA, from the coding sequence ATGACACTGCGCGGGCGTACGGCGCTGATCACGGGCGGCGGCGGACCGCTGGGGCGGGCCTTCGCGCTAGCCCTGGCGGGATCCGGCGCCAAGGTGATCCTCGTCGGCAGGAGCGAACAGGCGCTCGCGGACGCGGCGACCCGCGTGGTGAAGGAGGGCGGCCGGGCTCGTACGGCGGTGTGTGACGTCTCCGATCCTGAGTCGGTGAGCGCGCTGGCCACCGAACTCATCGACGAGGACGTCTCGTTGCTCGTCAACAACGCTGGCGTCGCGGGCCCGGTCAAGCCGCTCACCGACATCGATCCGGACGAGTGGGACGACGTGTTCGCGGCCAACGTACGCGGGGTGTACCTGCAGTGCCGGGCCTTCCTGCCGCCGATGATCGAGGCCGGGCACGGCGACATCGTGAACATTGCATCCGTGAGCGGCAAACGGCCGCTGCTCAACCGGACCCCGTACACCGCGTCCAAGATGGCGCTCCTCGGCCTGACCCGGACACTGGCGGGAGAGGTCGGGCCGTACGGCGTCTCCGTCAATTCCCTTTCCCCGGGCCCGGTTCGGGGCCCGCGCATGGACCGAAACTTTCGTCTGACCGCCGAGCTGACCGGCACCACCGTCGAGGCCGCCGAGCGGGACTTCGCCTCCCGCGCGGCCCTGAACCGGCTGGTGGAGGAGGACGAGGTCGCCCGGGCGCTGGTGGCGATGCTCGCCATGCCGGGCTTGTGCGGAGCGGACATCGATCTGTCGGCGGGGATGATCGCACCCGCCTGA
- a CDS encoding alpha-amylase family glycosyl hydrolase, which translates to MTSFRPAPSWLADAVFYQIYPQSFADSNGDGIGDFDGIAERLDHLAWLGVNTVWLNPCFVSPFRDAGYDVSDYLNVAPRYGSNDDLAKLVDEAGSHGIRVLLDLVAGHTSDQHPWFTASANDPADDRYIWAAEGPDGGRPDGFVDSPGTRPGAYLPNFFAFQPALNFGYAQENPAEPWRQPVDAEGPRANRAALGAVMDHWLGLGLSGFRVDMAASLVKDDPDKTETARIWTELRHWLDDTHPDAVLLSEWGEPEVSIPAGFHTDFFLQFGGPTDGRALRSLWSNSEGTVNESWDPLDCFFDPSGQGTPGLFVEAWRKASAAVADSGFISLPTANHDFSRLNCGPRTAEQLPAAFAFQLTWPTLPAIYYGDEIGMRYVPGLPDKEGSVLGPRYNRAGSRTPMQWDDGPNAGFSTAPADRLYLPLDPAPARPTVAAQRADETSLLHFVRRLIALRTATPELGSGGSVEVLHAGYPFVYVRGGRYLVVVNPQRNAVSYAYDIPVAPRPLEVSGVRVDGGTVAAEGFAYGIFDLGR; encoded by the coding sequence ATGACTTCGTTCCGCCCCGCTCCCAGCTGGCTGGCCGACGCCGTCTTCTACCAGATCTATCCGCAGTCGTTCGCCGACTCGAACGGCGACGGCATCGGCGACTTCGACGGAATCGCCGAGCGCCTCGACCACCTCGCGTGGCTGGGCGTCAACACCGTCTGGCTCAACCCCTGTTTCGTCTCACCGTTCCGGGACGCCGGATACGACGTCTCCGACTACTTGAACGTCGCGCCCCGCTACGGCTCGAACGACGACCTCGCCAAGCTCGTCGACGAGGCGGGCAGCCACGGCATCCGCGTACTGCTGGACCTTGTGGCCGGTCACACCTCCGACCAGCACCCCTGGTTCACGGCCTCGGCGAACGACCCGGCCGACGACCGGTACATCTGGGCGGCCGAGGGTCCTGACGGAGGCCGCCCCGACGGCTTCGTCGACTCCCCCGGCACCCGCCCCGGCGCCTACCTGCCGAACTTCTTCGCCTTTCAGCCCGCCCTCAACTTCGGCTACGCGCAGGAGAATCCGGCCGAGCCCTGGCGTCAGCCGGTCGACGCCGAGGGCCCGCGCGCCAACCGTGCGGCTCTGGGTGCGGTCATGGACCACTGGCTGGGGCTCGGTCTGTCCGGGTTCCGTGTCGACATGGCCGCGTCGCTCGTCAAGGACGACCCCGACAAGACCGAGACGGCCAGGATCTGGACGGAGCTGCGCCACTGGCTGGACGACACGCATCCGGACGCGGTGCTGCTCTCGGAGTGGGGCGAGCCGGAGGTGTCGATTCCGGCGGGCTTCCACACGGACTTCTTCCTCCAGTTCGGCGGCCCCACCGACGGTCGCGCGCTGCGGTCGCTCTGGAGCAACAGCGAGGGCACGGTCAACGAGTCCTGGGACCCGCTCGACTGCTTCTTCGACCCGAGCGGCCAGGGCACGCCGGGCCTGTTCGTCGAAGCCTGGCGCAAGGCGTCGGCCGCCGTGGCCGACAGCGGCTTCATCTCCCTCCCGACCGCCAACCACGACTTCTCCCGCCTCAACTGCGGCCCCCGCACGGCCGAACAGCTCCCCGCCGCCTTCGCCTTCCAGCTCACCTGGCCGACTCTTCCGGCGATCTACTACGGCGACGAGATCGGCATGCGCTACGTCCCGGGCCTCCCCGACAAGGAGGGCAGCGTGCTGGGCCCGCGCTACAACCGCGCGGGCTCCCGCACCCCGATGCAGTGGGACGACGGCCCGAACGCGGGCTTCTCCACCGCCCCGGCCGACCGTCTCTACCTCCCGCTCGATCCGGCGCCCGCCCGCCCCACGGTCGCGGCACAGCGTGCCGACGAGACCTCGCTGCTCCATTTCGTACGCCGCCTCATCGCCCTGCGCACAGCGACACCGGAACTCGGCTCCGGCGGCTCGGTGGAGGTCCTGCATGCCGGCTACCCGTTCGTGTACGTACGGGGCGGGCGGTACCTCGTCGTCGTCAATCCGCAGCGGAATGCCGTGAGTTACGCGTACGACATCCCGGTGGCGCCACGGCCTCTGGAGGTGTCCGGCGTCCGGGTCGACGGCGGGACCGTCGCCGCGGAAGGCTTCGCGTACGGGATTTTCGACCTCGGCCGATAG
- a CDS encoding class I SAM-dependent methyltransferase: MFTPQGPTLRELAVQALSSVEHGYDLLAPKFDHTPFRTPDSILDAVATALDRIGPFDRGLDLCCGTGAGMEVLRELCRESVTGVDISAGMLTVGRGRVDAARARERGEAEVPGRGEAEVPGRGEAKAPENGGANAPERGEAKTPGRALPDGAPRVGWVRGDARALPFAPVFDLVVSFGAFGHFLPRELPGLFAEVHSVLRPGGRFAFPIMAPPRPSSPAYWALLAFDLVMRVRNAVWRPPFVMYYRAFRLDDVRRELERAGFEVELHALPEFGRRPDDSPRCRMVVATRVSGPTSA; encoded by the coding sequence ATGTTCACCCCGCAAGGTCCCACCCTCCGCGAACTGGCCGTGCAGGCCCTGTCGTCCGTCGAGCACGGCTACGACCTGCTCGCACCGAAGTTCGACCACACCCCGTTCCGGACACCGGACTCGATCCTCGATGCCGTGGCAACGGCACTGGACCGGATCGGCCCCTTCGACCGTGGACTCGACCTGTGCTGCGGCACCGGCGCGGGCATGGAGGTGCTCCGCGAGCTGTGCCGGGAGAGCGTCACCGGGGTCGACATCAGCGCGGGGATGCTGACGGTGGGGCGGGGGCGCGTGGATGCGGCTCGCGCGCGGGAGCGCGGCGAGGCCGAAGTGCCGGGGCGTGGGGAAGCCGAAGTGCCGGGGCGTGGGGAAGCCAAGGCGCCGGAGAATGGCGGAGCCAATGCGCCGGAGCGTGGCGAAGCCAAGACGCCGGGGCGTGCGCTTCCCGACGGCGCGCCGCGTGTCGGATGGGTGCGCGGTGACGCCCGTGCCCTGCCCTTCGCGCCCGTCTTCGACCTGGTGGTGAGCTTCGGGGCGTTCGGCCATTTCCTGCCGCGTGAGCTGCCGGGGCTCTTCGCCGAGGTCCACTCCGTGCTGAGGCCGGGCGGGCGCTTCGCGTTTCCGATCATGGCTCCGCCCCGGCCGAGCTCGCCCGCGTACTGGGCCCTGCTGGCCTTCGACCTGGTGATGCGGGTGCGCAACGCTGTCTGGCGTCCGCCGTTCGTCATGTACTACCGGGCGTTCCGGCTCGACGATGTACGCCGGGAACTGGAGCGGGCCGGGTTCGAGGTCGAGTTGCACGCCCTGCCCGAGTTCGGCCGACGCCCGGACGACAGCCCGCGGTGCCGGATGGTCGTGGCCACGCGGGTAAGCGGTCCGACGTCCGCGTAG
- a CDS encoding acyl-CoA thioesterase: MRASPPDSTHATSDAVARIDPLWWSWAGAHGGHVAAAALSAVRDRAAAAGQHPARTLTTHFLAPVDARPLPLTVTVPSAGRRASTCTFTGQQDGRPVLVGSAVFGPGRPGPSYESSTAPAVPGAPDCPPLDLPVGLAPFAKQVEIRPATEDLPLAGGEKAELVAWVRFADDRPLDAEAVVTLTDVLPPGLYAHWRTPRPVPTAELTVHFTDALDDGAPRGWTLVRIRTEQAGSGWAVDDSTVWSADGRLLALARQARVVQRATAPVREAL; encoded by the coding sequence ATGAGGGCCTCACCACCGGACAGCACGCACGCCACGAGCGACGCCGTGGCCCGTATAGACCCCCTGTGGTGGTCATGGGCGGGCGCACATGGCGGACACGTCGCGGCGGCGGCGCTCTCCGCCGTACGGGATCGCGCGGCCGCCGCAGGGCAACACCCGGCACGCACCCTGACCACCCACTTCCTGGCCCCGGTCGACGCACGCCCCCTGCCGCTCACGGTGACCGTGCCGTCGGCCGGGCGCCGTGCCTCGACCTGCACGTTCACCGGACAGCAGGACGGGAGGCCGGTGCTCGTCGGCTCGGCGGTGTTCGGTCCGGGCCGCCCGGGACCCTCGTACGAGAGCAGCACCGCGCCCGCTGTGCCGGGAGCGCCTGACTGCCCGCCCCTCGACCTGCCCGTGGGTCTTGCGCCCTTCGCCAAACAGGTCGAGATACGCCCCGCCACCGAGGACCTGCCACTCGCCGGAGGTGAGAAGGCCGAACTCGTCGCCTGGGTGCGGTTCGCCGACGACCGCCCCCTGGACGCGGAGGCGGTCGTCACCCTGACCGACGTCCTGCCTCCCGGCCTCTACGCGCACTGGCGCACCCCGCGCCCCGTGCCGACCGCCGAGCTGACCGTCCACTTCACCGACGCGCTCGACGACGGTGCCCCTCGCGGCTGGACCCTGGTCCGTATCCGCACCGAACAGGCAGGCAGCGGCTGGGCCGTCGACGACAGCACGGTGTGGTCGGCGGACGGCAGGCTGCTGGCCCTCGCCCGGCAGGCCCGGGTCGTCCAGAGAGCTACTGCCCCCGTACGGGAGGCTTTGTGA
- a CDS encoding AAA family ATPase, translated as MAASVRKGRTGNLPAEANAFVGRKGELAAVSGLLDTNRLVTLTGPGGVGKSRLALRAADLALEDFPGGVWLVELSELQDPGLLTNAVAQATRLAEQTLLPLLEALSEHLAQAPLLLVLDTCEHVLDECARVVQELLARVPELHVLATSRQPLGVPGEHLLTVAPLPLGERDDAVALFATRAAAAVPSFALTDANRAGVAAVCARLDGIPLALELAAVRLRGFPLDRLLEGLDSRFELLVSPARPRLARHQTLRTAIGWSHELCTPLERLLWARLSVFAGGWDVEAAEFVCHGGPLDAEEILALLASLTEKSIVTREGDSAAVRYRMLDTVRSFGAEWLSGLGEEEAVRRRHRDYFRWIARQGEAEWLGPGQRMWAERLTAEHANLRLTMEECLAAPEPETALELAGILWYFWFACGFAEEGRGYLERALLRESDGGPEYTLAIWTHRLVTVVPDDLDAAESVSAAYVWLAEERQLSVPALPLTGASLAVRGESARSAVLYGSAPQGPGGGGGAEFFQLLTLAVQAYLLAGQGAFERCATVAERLSADCATRGELWMRAWGDFFVSLSRIGLGHPEEALRAGREALAAKWRMNDRLGAAAVADLLVVAEAYRGEPELAARLLGVSRRLWYAAGLPRLGHSETTVFRREYARLLRADLGDIRFAQAVREGHDLGPDAAVALALGGTWRAEP; from the coding sequence ATGGCGGCCTCAGTACGCAAGGGCAGGACCGGCAATCTGCCCGCCGAGGCCAACGCCTTCGTCGGACGGAAGGGCGAACTCGCCGCTGTCTCCGGTCTGTTGGACACCAACCGTCTCGTCACTCTCACGGGCCCCGGGGGTGTCGGCAAGTCACGGCTCGCGCTGCGGGCGGCGGACCTCGCGCTGGAGGATTTTCCGGGCGGGGTGTGGCTCGTGGAGCTTTCGGAGCTGCAGGACCCGGGTCTGCTCACCAACGCCGTGGCGCAGGCCACGCGGCTGGCCGAGCAGACCCTGCTGCCGCTCCTGGAGGCGCTCTCGGAGCATCTCGCCCAGGCCCCGCTGCTGCTCGTCCTCGACACCTGCGAGCACGTACTCGACGAATGCGCGCGGGTGGTACAGGAACTCCTCGCGAGGGTGCCGGAGTTGCACGTGCTGGCCACCAGCCGGCAGCCGTTGGGGGTACCGGGCGAGCATCTGCTGACGGTGGCGCCGCTGCCGCTCGGCGAACGGGACGACGCGGTGGCGCTGTTCGCGACGCGCGCCGCCGCGGCCGTGCCGTCCTTCGCGCTGACCGACGCCAACCGGGCGGGCGTGGCCGCCGTGTGCGCCCGTCTCGACGGGATTCCGCTGGCCCTGGAGCTGGCGGCGGTACGCCTGCGCGGCTTCCCTCTCGACCGGCTCCTGGAGGGCCTGGACTCCCGCTTCGAGCTGCTGGTCTCGCCTGCCCGGCCGCGGCTCGCCCGGCATCAGACACTGCGTACGGCGATCGGCTGGAGCCACGAGCTGTGCACCCCGCTGGAGCGGCTGCTCTGGGCCCGGCTGTCGGTCTTCGCCGGCGGCTGGGACGTGGAGGCGGCCGAATTCGTGTGCCATGGCGGCCCGTTGGACGCCGAGGAGATTCTCGCGCTGCTCGCGTCGCTCACCGAGAAGTCGATCGTGACGCGTGAGGGCGACAGCGCGGCGGTGCGCTACCGGATGCTCGACACGGTCCGGTCCTTCGGCGCCGAGTGGCTCAGCGGTCTCGGCGAGGAGGAGGCCGTACGCCGTCGCCATCGCGACTACTTCCGCTGGATCGCCCGGCAGGGCGAGGCCGAGTGGCTCGGTCCCGGACAGCGGATGTGGGCCGAGCGGCTCACCGCGGAGCACGCGAATCTGCGGCTCACGATGGAGGAGTGCCTGGCTGCGCCGGAACCGGAGACCGCGCTCGAACTCGCGGGAATCCTCTGGTACTTCTGGTTCGCCTGCGGCTTCGCCGAGGAGGGGCGCGGCTATCTCGAACGGGCACTGCTCCGGGAGAGCGACGGCGGCCCCGAGTACACGCTCGCCATCTGGACACACCGCCTGGTCACCGTCGTACCGGACGATCTGGATGCCGCGGAGTCCGTGAGCGCCGCGTATGTGTGGCTCGCCGAGGAACGTCAACTGTCGGTACCCGCTCTCCCGTTGACCGGTGCGAGCCTGGCCGTGCGCGGGGAGTCGGCGCGCTCGGCCGTGCTGTACGGGAGTGCGCCGCAGGGGCCCGGGGGTGGCGGCGGCGCGGAGTTCTTCCAGCTGCTGACGCTCGCCGTGCAGGCGTACCTGCTGGCCGGCCAGGGCGCCTTCGAGCGGTGCGCGACGGTGGCCGAGCGGCTGAGCGCGGACTGCGCGACACGCGGTGAACTGTGGATGCGGGCCTGGGGTGACTTCTTCGTGTCGCTCTCCCGGATCGGCCTGGGCCACCCGGAGGAGGCGCTGCGGGCGGGACGTGAGGCGCTGGCCGCCAAGTGGCGGATGAACGACCGGCTGGGTGCCGCCGCGGTCGCCGATCTCCTGGTGGTCGCGGAGGCCTACCGGGGCGAGCCGGAGCTCGCCGCCCGGCTCCTCGGCGTCAGCAGACGCCTCTGGTACGCCGCCGGGCTTCCGCGGCTCGGTCACTCCGAGACGACCGTCTTCCGCCGGGAGTACGCCCGTCTGCTGCGCGCGGACCTTGGGGACATCCGTTTCGCCCAAGCCGTGCGCGAGGGCCACGACTTGGGCCCGGACGCGGCGGTGGCGCTGGCCCTGGGGGGCACGTGGCGGGCGGAGCCGTGA
- a CDS encoding MEDS domain-containing protein, translated as MAVVPALRVVGQMRSGDHLLLGYDTDEERETVLAAFLLDGLASGQRGLVLTPGEIPAGLALSFLEAHGCAVDDEIAAGGLAVDPHLATPEGLWDLDEVIRREARRAVGDGFLGLRVSMEVLRGGADKGLKMLHDSELLLDPVFATLPVLGICQYDRRVFDEGDLARLDGLHHGRVAADLVWQDDLLSITRTFAPPGLALAGEIDDTNVTAVARALHDETARARARTATGIRARLDLRDLSFVDVGALRLLVFSALGLYAGGGTLVLYGVAPHVQRVMRVTGWDRVPGLRLEQGEEVP; from the coding sequence ATGGCCGTAGTACCGGCACTGCGAGTCGTCGGGCAGATGCGTTCCGGAGACCATCTGCTGCTCGGCTACGACACGGACGAGGAGCGGGAGACCGTACTCGCCGCATTCCTCCTCGACGGACTGGCCAGCGGGCAGCGCGGGCTCGTGCTGACCCCGGGAGAGATTCCCGCAGGGCTTGCCCTGTCCTTCCTGGAGGCGCACGGCTGCGCCGTGGACGACGAGATCGCCGCCGGAGGGCTGGCGGTCGACCCGCATCTGGCCACGCCCGAAGGACTGTGGGATCTGGACGAGGTGATCCGCCGCGAGGCGCGCCGCGCGGTCGGCGACGGCTTCCTCGGCCTGCGCGTCAGCATGGAGGTGCTGCGCGGCGGGGCGGACAAGGGGCTGAAGATGCTGCACGACAGTGAGCTGCTCCTCGACCCCGTCTTCGCCACCCTGCCCGTGCTCGGCATCTGTCAGTACGACCGACGCGTGTTCGACGAGGGCGACTTGGCCCGGCTCGACGGACTGCACCACGGCCGGGTCGCCGCCGACCTCGTCTGGCAGGACGACCTGCTCTCCATCACCCGCACCTTCGCACCCCCCGGACTGGCCCTCGCAGGGGAGATCGACGACACGAACGTCACCGCGGTCGCCCGCGCCCTGCACGACGAGACGGCCCGCGCCCGCGCCCGCACCGCGACCGGCATCCGCGCCCGACTCGACCTGCGTGACCTGAGCTTCGTCGACGTCGGCGCCCTGCGTCTGCTGGTCTTCTCGGCACTCGGCCTGTACGCGGGCGGCGGCACCCTCGTCCTGTACGGCGTCGCCCCGCATGTCCAGAGGGTGATGCGGGTGACCGGCTGGGACCGCGTTCCCGGCCTGCGTCTGGAACAAGGAGAAGAAGTGCCATGA
- a CDS encoding anti-sigma factor RsbA family regulatory protein, whose protein sequence is MTRTGFVHQALCYGSDDEFLEGTLEFTLDGLDSGDAVLAVAKDHNITLLESALGTRAHDVEFVDADDWYRYPSRTLGQYHAYCADHGTDRRVRIIGEPVWTGRTEFEAREWTRYESLLNVAFADSGHWIVCPYDTRTVPADIVHTATRTHPELALGARISASSSRYTAPADFYAECDAAIPHCLKGVGGTPMAGRLPDGADDIPFGRGRSAALRAAVAAYARLSGMPEQRTYDMVAAVHEVVANAVRFGGGGGVLRLRSDPDYLICEVADDGAHNSPAPARFPGHLPPGKRAAGGHGMWVVRQLSDLVAEDLGPAGSTVRVYFRRPGDLTPRPAA, encoded by the coding sequence ATGACCCGCACCGGGTTCGTCCACCAGGCGCTCTGCTACGGCTCGGACGACGAATTCCTCGAAGGGACCCTCGAGTTCACCCTCGACGGCCTGGACTCGGGCGACGCCGTCCTCGCCGTCGCCAAGGACCACAACATCACCCTCCTCGAATCAGCCCTCGGCACTCGCGCCCACGACGTCGAGTTCGTCGACGCCGACGACTGGTACCGCTACCCCTCCCGCACCCTGGGCCAGTACCACGCGTACTGCGCGGACCACGGCACGGACCGCCGCGTCCGCATCATCGGCGAACCGGTCTGGACCGGCCGCACGGAGTTCGAGGCGCGCGAGTGGACGCGTTACGAGTCGCTGCTCAACGTCGCCTTCGCCGACTCGGGCCACTGGATCGTCTGCCCCTACGACACCCGGACCGTCCCCGCCGACATCGTGCACACGGCGACCCGCACCCATCCCGAACTCGCCCTCGGCGCCCGTATCTCGGCCTCCAGCAGCCGCTACACCGCCCCGGCCGACTTCTACGCCGAGTGCGACGCCGCCATCCCCCACTGCCTTAAGGGCGTGGGAGGTACCCCCATGGCGGGCCGCCTGCCCGACGGCGCCGACGACATCCCCTTCGGTCGCGGCCGGTCGGCGGCCCTGCGTGCGGCCGTCGCCGCGTACGCCCGCCTCTCGGGAATGCCCGAGCAGCGGACGTACGACATGGTCGCGGCCGTGCACGAGGTGGTCGCCAACGCCGTGCGGTTCGGCGGCGGGGGAGGTGTGCTGCGGCTGCGCAGCGACCCCGACTACCTGATCTGCGAGGTCGCGGACGACGGCGCGCACAACTCCCCGGCGCCCGCGCGGTTCCCCGGTCATCTGCCGCCCGGAAAGCGGGCCGCGGGCGGCCACGGGATGTGGGTGGTACGGCAGTTGAGTGACCTCGTCGCCGAGGATCTCGGGCCCGCGGGCTCCACCGTACGCGTGTACTTCCGCCGCCCCGGAGACCTCACCCCGCGGCCGGCAGCGTGA